One Paludisphaera rhizosphaerae DNA window includes the following coding sequences:
- a CDS encoding WD40 repeat domain-containing protein, whose product MGGGRRAIEEADEAWDAEVQHVRGAGVRLPFLTWGRLGVLAVILGIGAAMVGEEPASKLEQGVQLEGHLGLIETIRFSGDGKTLLTSGWDRTVRIWDVEAGRGDGFGRELACLTLPWELYGAALSPDGRCVAAVGIEGLTLWNWTGEDDAPKTLNDVGSCRALAFSPDGRVLALGGYDGRIHMVDTEKGRISSILGRHEDAVRKMMFTSDSRLLISLSFDGAIKTWDLEKGRPLARFSGIEDASRPILTMAMSPVGDSLAVSRLNDDSGQIEIWDVAAGVLRTTCPAEDRETHALTFSRDGRVLASAGSDYRIRFWNATTGTSAGILDGETGWVRTLDFSADGVWMALSSVPDHVNLRRLALPAPLATRLEAPAVDASSSRRSGRA is encoded by the coding sequence ATGGGGGGCGGAAGGAGAGCAATCGAGGAGGCGGACGAGGCGTGGGACGCTGAAGTCCAACACGTTCGGGGCGCGGGGGTGCGACTGCCGTTCTTGACCTGGGGGCGGCTGGGCGTGCTGGCTGTGATCTTGGGAATCGGTGCGGCGATGGTCGGAGAGGAGCCCGCCTCGAAATTGGAACAGGGCGTCCAACTCGAAGGGCATCTAGGTCTGATCGAGACGATCCGCTTTTCAGGCGACGGTAAGACCCTGCTGACTTCGGGCTGGGATCGCACCGTTCGGATCTGGGACGTTGAGGCGGGGAGGGGCGACGGCTTCGGTCGCGAACTGGCCTGCCTGACTCTGCCTTGGGAGCTTTACGGAGCGGCGCTCTCCCCCGACGGACGATGCGTCGCCGCTGTGGGGATCGAGGGGCTGACGCTCTGGAACTGGACGGGCGAAGACGACGCTCCGAAGACCTTGAATGACGTCGGTTCGTGTCGCGCGCTGGCGTTCTCTCCCGATGGCCGAGTTCTGGCGCTCGGTGGATATGACGGCAGGATTCACATGGTCGACACCGAGAAGGGACGTATCTCGTCGATCCTCGGTCGCCACGAGGATGCTGTACGGAAGATGATGTTCACCTCGGATTCTCGCCTTCTGATCTCGCTCAGTTTCGACGGCGCTATCAAGACCTGGGACCTCGAAAAGGGACGTCCACTCGCCCGTTTCTCGGGGATTGAGGACGCCTCACGCCCGATCCTGACGATGGCGATGTCTCCCGTGGGCGACTCACTCGCCGTCAGCCGGCTGAACGACGACTCTGGGCAGATCGAGATCTGGGACGTCGCCGCCGGCGTCCTGCGGACCACCTGCCCAGCCGAGGACCGCGAGACGCACGCCCTGACGTTTTCCCGCGACGGGCGTGTGCTGGCTTCCGCCGGTTCCGACTACCGCATCCGATTCTGGAATGCGACGACTGGGACTTCGGCTGGAATCTTGGATGGGGAGACAGGTTGGGTCCGCACGCTTGATTTCTCGGCCGACGGCGTCTGGATGGCCCTGTCGAGCGTACCGGATCACGTGAATCTTCGGCGACTCGCCTTGCCGGCCCCGCTCGCCACCCGTCTCGAGGCGCCGGCCGTCGATGCGAGTTCCTCGCGACGCTCTGGCCGGGCCTGA